The following are from one region of the Quercus robur chromosome 1, dhQueRobu3.1, whole genome shotgun sequence genome:
- the LOC126720826 gene encoding uncharacterized protein LOC126720826, whose protein sequence is MAVSVAILAIIISLHLIAFVFAVGAERRRSTAKIVPDEYDERTYCVYASDASTVYGLSAFGLLLISQTVLNGVTRCLCFGKGLVTGRSTTCAIFFFILSWINFLGAEACLLAGSAKNAYHTKYRALFKVEHLSCATLRKGVFAAGAALTLLSLLGSVLYYWAHARADTGGWEKHQNEGLGMTTSSFAPHQQQQQQTGEFQKA, encoded by the exons ATGGCTGTCTCAGTGGCGATCTTAGCCATCATCATCTCTCTCCACCTCATCGCTTTCGTCTTTGCCGTCGGCGCTGAACGACGTCGTAGCAcg GCTAAGATTGTTCCTGATGAGTACGATGAGAGAACGTACTGCGTGTACGCCTCGGACGCGTCGACGGTGTACGGGTTGTCGGCGTTTGGGCTGTTACTGATAAGCCAAACGGTGCTTAACGGCGTTACAAGGTGTCTCTGCTTCGGTAAAGGCCTTGTCACTGGCCGCTCCACCACTTGtgccatcttcttcttcatcctttcctg GATTAACTTTTTGGGAGCGGAGGCGTGCTTGTTGGCCGGGTCAGCGAAGAATGCGTACCACACCAAGTATCGGGCGCTCTTTAAAGTAGAGCATTTGTCGTGTGCCACCCTGCGCAAAGGCGTGTTCGCGGCTGGAGCAGCTCTAACATTGTTGTCACTGCTGGGTTCAGTTCTTTACTACTGGGCTCACGCCAGAGCTGATACTGGTGGATGGGAGAAGCATCAGAATGAGGGCCTTGGCATGACAACTTCTAGTTTTGCACCAcatcagcagcagcaacagcaaaCCGGTGAATTTCAGAAGGCCTAA
- the LOC126720841 gene encoding uncharacterized protein LOC126720841: MLGTGLQFGRARGEDRFYNPAKARGAHQNLNRQSEQLRRAQSDVTASHSHSVREKSLPSREPENRTGSNEPSEPPPSNLERFLKSITPSVPAQYPSKMRRGFRPCDEECQPYFELGDLWESFKEWSAYGVGVPLILNDSDSVVQYYVPYLSGIQIYGEPMNSSTKLRRRGEDSDNEFRDSSSDGSSDCELERGLKYTREQRNHHHLSSEIPLRIDRLSLRDQHVALNEDFSSDEGESVNSQGCLLFEYLERDLPHSREPLADKIADLACRFPELKTRRSCDLLSSSWISVAWYPIYRIPTGQTLKDLNACFLTYHFLYTPVGGSKGAQAPMVRSSEIDGVRKMSLPVFGLASYKFKGSLWTPSGGFERQLANSLLLEADNWLRLVQVNHPDFLFFSQR, from the exons ATGTTGGGTACCGGGTTGCAGTTCGGGCGGGCCCGCGGGGAGGACCGGTTTTACAATCCGGCGAAAGCGcgtggggcccaccagaacctGAACCGGCAGAGCGAGCAGCTCCGTAGAGCCCAGAGTGACGTCACGGCCAGCCATTCCCATTCCGTTCGCGAAAAGTCGTTGCCGAGCCGTGAACCGGAGAACCGGACCGGGTCTAACGAACCGTCCGAGCCGCCGCCGAGCAATCTGGAACGGTTCTTGAAGTCGATCACGCCCTCCGTTCCAGCTCAGTATCCCTCCAAG ATGAGGAGAGGCTTTAGGCCTTGTGATGAAGAGTGTCAGCCGTATTTCGAGCTGGGTGATTTATGGGAGTCATTTAAGGAGTGGAGTGCATATGGTGTCGGAGTGCCGCTAATATTGAATGATAGTGACTCCGTTGTTCAATATTATGTTCCGTATTTGTCCGGTATACAGATATATGGGGAGCCCATGAATTCATCTACAAAGTTGAG GCGACGAGGTGAGGATAGTGATAACGAGTTCAGGGATTCAAGTAGTGATGGTAGCAGTGATTGTGAACTTGAAAGAGGATTGAAATACACTAGGGAGCAACGGAATCATCATCATCTATCAAGTGAGATTCCTCTTAGGATTGATAGACTATCTTTGAGAGACCAGCATGTTGCACTTAATGAAGACTTTTCTAGTGATGAGGGTGAATCTGTGAATTCTCAAGGTTGCTTGCTTTTTGAGTATCTCGAGCGGGACTTGCCTCATAGCCGTGAACCCTTGGCTGACAAG ATAGCAGATCTTGCCTGCCGCTTCCCTGAGTTGAAGACTCGTAGAAGTTGTGACCTTCTATCTTCCAGCTGGATTTCTGTGGCATG GTATCCAATTTATAGAATACCCACAGGACAAACATTAAAGGATCTCAACGCTTGCTTTCTAActtatcattttctttatacACCTGTGGGAG GTTCAAAAGGTGCACAGGCTCCAATGGTGAGATCCAGCGAGATAGATGGTGTCCGTAAGATGTCGTTACCAGTTTTTGGTTTGGCCTCATACAAGTTCAAAGGGTCCCTGTGGACGCCTAGTGGGGGATTTGAGCGCCAATTGGCAAATTCCCTTCTGCTGGAAGCTGATAACTGGTTAAGACTGGTTCAGGTCAATCATCCAGATTTCCTGTTTTTTAGCCAGCGGTAG
- the LOC126720834 gene encoding putative glutamine amidotransferase GAT1_2.1, giving the protein MATSDISMILPRVLIVSRRTVRKKKFVDFVGEYHLDLIVRYGAVPVIVPRVSGVHMLLESFELIHGVLLCEGEDIDPSLYDAELTGFSPEELEEIRKLHASDTAIDREKDSIELRLAKLCLERNIPYLGICRGSQVLNVACGGTLYQDVEKELSKKCTDGSERVSHLNYEDYDGHRHAVRIVEDTPLHHWFEDSLEDEKMEIMVNSYHHQGVKRLAQRFVPMAFAPDGLVEGFYDPDAYNPKEGKFIMGLQFHPERMRHPDSDNFDYPGCSSAYQEFVKAVIAHEKKLNCSAYVPKASKLNLELEMKRKTILRSFSIAKNLYISGHGMISSQGSELITGAEFLEANKALSLQQENRLKQMGATVRNSSMYLEKLMKNEERERFARIIMEKMSIEQLSDLMSLYEMMGQKCSEELEKKLQDLMKEDN; this is encoded by the exons ATGGCTACTTCAGACATATCGATGATTCTACCAAGGGTTCTCATTGTGTCTCGACGAACTGTTCGCAAGAAAAAGTTTGTTGATTTTGTGG GTGAATACCATCTAGATCTCATTGTAAGATATGGTGCAGTACCTGTGATTGTCCCAAGAGTCAGTGGAGTCCACATGCTACTTGAAAGTTTTGAACTTATACATGGAGTTCTTCTCTGTGAAGGAGAAGATATTGATCCATCCCTTTATGATGCAGAATTGACTGGTTTTTCCCctgaagaacttgaagaaattAGGAAACTACACGCAAGTGATACCGCCATTGATAGAGAGAAAGACTCCATTGAACTAAGACTCGCAAAGCTGTGCCTCGAGAGAAATATACCATACTTGGGAATATGTAGGGGGTCACAAGTCCTCAATGTGGCATGTGGGGGTACCCTTTATCAAGATGTAGAGAAAGAGCTATCAAAGAAATGTACTGATGGGAGTGAAAGAGTGAGTCATTTGAACTATGAAGATTATGATGGGCATCGCCACGCGGTGAGGATTGTGGAGGATACCCCTTTGCATCACTGGTTTGAGGATTCTTTAGAAGATGAAAAAATGGAAATCATGGTGAATAGTTATCACCATCAAGGTGTTAAGAGATTAGCTCAGCGATTTGTTCCCATGGCTTTTGCTCCAGACGGCTTGGTTGAAGGATTTTATGACCCTGATGCTTATAATCCCAAGGAGGGCAAGTTCATCATGGGTCTTCAATTTCATCCAGAGCGAATGCGACATCCAGATTCTGATAATTTTGATTATCCAGGATGCTCATCTGCATATCAG GAATTTGTGAAAGCAGTAATTGCCCATGAGAAGAAGCTTAATTGCTCAGCATATGTGCCAAAGGCTTCAAAGCTTAATCTGGAATtggagatgaagagaaagacaATTCTAAGAAGTTTTTCAATTGCAAAAAACCTGTACATTTCTGGGCATGGAATGATTTCAAGCCAGGGATCCGAATTGATAACTGGAGCTGAGTTTCTCGAG GCGAACAAAGCATTGAGTTTGCAGCAAGAGAATAGGCTAAAGCAGATGGGTGCAACAGTGAGGAATTCATCGATGTACCTTGAGAAACTGATGAAGAATGAGGAAAGGGAAAGATTTGCAAGGATCATAATGGAGAAGATGTCAATAGAACAGTTATCTGATTTAATGTCATTATACGAAATGATGGGCCAAAAATGTTCAGAGGAGTTAGAGAAAAAGCTTCAAGACCTAATGAAAGAAGATAACTGA
- the LOC126717031 gene encoding uncharacterized protein LOC126717031 has product METETGSTPSHEVDSNVVESCSRVREKVDPAWEHFSLGSDENERNTFTCVYCRQTYKGGGINRMKKHLAGIKGDIGSCKKVSHDVRYQMLEYVKEFELKKKPEKQRQEEMFSVPSTNSDLQEDDDVQEVFSSGLPKKPVLGKRKGTKLVDNYFAPRTTPGAQPGLKSVFQSKERVRQANMAIARFLYDNCIPFNVVNSVYYQMMIDAIAAAGPGYKGPSYHAVRVPLLRDNKKEVQLLVESQRRHWAEVGCTLMADGWTDTRHRSLINFLIYCPRGMVFVKSVDASDIVKNTRNLFKLFDEVVTWVGPKNIVHLVTDNASNYVSAALIAWLRKRPGWTDIVRAGATRFATTFLSFGSLHVHKHDLQALVTSKFFVDNRLARESKTKEVVSIILDNSFWDDINVLVKISSPLIRLLRIVDSDQRPAIGYVYEGMHRARLGIKKIF; this is encoded by the exons ATGGAAACAGAGACCGGGTCTACTCCATCACATGAAGTTGATTCCAATGTAGTGGAATCTTGCTCAAGAGTAAGGGAAAAGGTTGATCCGGCTTGGGAACATTTTAGCCTTGGGTCGGATGAGAATGAACGGAATACTTTTACATGTGTGTATTGTAGGCAAACATATAAAGGTGGGGGTATTAATAGGATGAAAAAACACCTTGCGGGGATAAAAGGTGATATTGGATCGTGTAAAAAGGTTTCTCATGATGTGAGATACCAAATGTTGGAATATGTGAAGGAGTTTGAGTTGAAGAAAAAACCTGAGAAACAACGTCAAGAAGAAATGTTTAGTGTGCCTTCTACAAATAGTGATTtgcaagaagatgatgatgttCAAGAAGTATTTAGTAGTGGGTTGCCTAAAAAACCTGTTTTAGGTAAAAGAAAGGGTACAAAGCTAGTGGATAATTACTTTGCTCCAAGAACTACTCCAGGAGCTCAACCTGGTCTTAAAAGTGTATTCCAAAGCAAAGAAAGGGTGAGGCAAGCTAATATGGCTATTGCAAGGTTTCTGTATGACAATTGCATTCCTTTTAATGTAGTGAATTCAGTGTACTACCAAATGATGATTGATGCCATAGCTGCTGCTGGTCCTGGTTACAAAGGTCCATCTTATCATGCTGTACGGGTCCCTTTGTTGAGGGATAATAAGAAAGAAGTTCAGTTGTTGGTTGAGTCACAACGTAGGCATTGGGCAGAAGTTGGATGTACACTTATGGCTGATGGTTGGACAGATACTAGACATAGGTCATTGATTAATTTCCTTATTTATTGTCCTAGGGGAATGGTATTTGTAAAATCAGTTGATGCCTCAGATATTGTAAAGAATACCAGAAACTtgtttaaattgtttgatgaagTAGTTACATGGGTTGGTCCAAAAAACATAGTTCACTTGGTTACTGATAATGCTTCCAACTATGTATCTGCTG CTTTGATTGCTTGGTTGAGGAAGAGACCTGGTTGGACAGATATTGTACGTGCAGGAGCAACAAGATTTGCTACTACTTTCCTTTCATTTGGAAGCCTTCATGTGCATAAGCATGACTTGCAAGCCTTAGTGACTAGCAAGTTCTTTGTGGACAATAGATTGGCAAGAGAGTCAAAGACAAAAGAAGTAGTTTCTATCATATTGGATAATTCTTTTTGGGATGATATTAATGTTCTTGTCAAGATTTCATCACCACTCATTCGTTTGTTACGGATTGTTGATTCTGATCAAAGGCCTGCAATAGGATATGTGTATGAGGGCATGCATAGAGCACGGTTGGGAATCAAGAAGATCTTTTGA